The Amphiura filiformis chromosome 13, Afil_fr2py, whole genome shotgun sequence genome segment AACCAATTTTCAATGACTCATCATTTCCCCCCTTTACGAATAATCTATTGACCCAATTAATCGATTATGGCTGTGACGTAGAAGTACATGCTCATCTCGCATCTTGCCAATGTAAAAGATGTTTCGAGTCTTATTTTCactgcattttattttcattttaattttcagcaaatatttgacaaatattaataatatttttgaataaatagaatgttgggtatgtatgaaaggggttcattcataggattgagggcatgatcgttgTTTATGCCCTTGGCTggcgcctcgggcataaacaacgatcatgccctcaatcctatgaatgaacccctaatttaatacaatattgaaaaaacagttggtcatcgggtttcgaactcggatccccggatccggagtcgaacgccgaaaccattgagctgcgggactctgatataaattgctgtgtcgaagtacattatttattttatgaatgggtgcatcgtccggaaagaacaaaagaattgtgaaaaacttgattttttggcgaatggggctcagaatttttatgtagggtatctcagaaaatgctagggtataattggaagtaaatctgaaaaagtagtgtgtaggtgattgcccgctagtgctgtagccttgtccaaaaattctggatcagcattattttccactaattttcgctatgaaataccgggtgaaatgaagcaaaagtgtttgtttattattaaacaatggttgactgtaggattggtgtccctttttgaattaatgagttgtcaagatattacatttgggactctaaataacattaaacatggttttagatacactttgtacccagcgaaaaatatcatagaacaatagaagtcaagtgttttaatgttaggtgtaaatatagtctcgcgggagcatcttattagtcttctttaacagtcttttttttaaaaacttgctggtcacggctaccgcgtgactctaataaatAATTGATAAGGTGTCCTGGGTCTCTACAGTCTGATCCCTGCCCTGTAATTCAAGAAAATCAGTGGCGTTCCGTGGCCGCTCATACCCGAGTGGCTGAAGAAAAAGTGCAATTTTGCCGCCCTGCCCTTCAACATCCCGAAAAGGCCTGACCCAATTTGTTTTCCCATGGgttgaaaaattgaagagagaaaaaAAGGGATAATAAGCGCTAGCAACCTAAAAACAaagctttttaaacatttttttttacaattttccgcccttttttcaaTAACTCTCTTTTCGCCGCCCTTCCTTTTAGCCGCACCTGCTTTTTAAAAACCGGGGGGGCGACCCAAATATGCGCATGAAAATTCACGCGTAATATGAATTTAACAAAGAGAAGAATCGCAATTCCACATTTTCCCAAAATCTAATTATATAATGTGTTTACATaaattgtatataattatttCAGGAACAAGAACACAGAGCAAGTAATCTCCCCTTACGCGACTTATCTACAAGACACGACTGACGATTCAAATAACACAGAGGAGCAACAGTATCCTAAAACAGGCATCTCCTCATATTCAACTTATGTACCAGACGCGGTGGAAGATAATCCAGAGCAGGAAGAATATCATAAAACAGGCATCTCCTCATATTCGACTTATGTACCAGACACGGTGGAAGAATCGGATAATCCAGAGGAGGAAGAATATGACGATACGGAAATAATACCCCATGACAATATGGAGTATGAAACCGTAGATGACAAGGACAAACCGTACTACCTGGAGGTGTACTGATATTTTGCGCACTAATTTTTATCATATGAATTGTATATATTAATCAAATCTGAAGACTCAGAAGTTAATGACTATTTACAAGACAGTTTGGGTTTTAGTGTTATTTTATTGTCTCGTCTGAACTAAGTTCAGAAGAAGACTTATGTGGCCACTAATGcctaaaattattgttttattggcgtaacataaaaattgTATAAAGTCgggatttttattattattaacttttcAGACTGCTACCTGTTTTTGAATACTAAAAGATGGTGATACACGCAGGATATCACGAGATGGTTAAAAtgcatttttcttttcaaatggtTTCAAACTTCTTTGATCCATACATACTATATAAAGTgcgctacaaaaatgggtggtttcaTTCAAACTCGGGTTTGATGTAAGCAAATAcaacaatattattttttaatttaggcgttcggaatctgctcttttcaatgatattttcattacaGCAGATTATTTTAGATTTCgtacaaaagcgccacaaacaagtgtttacttctttttgaatcaCCTTGTATGTACATAATAATCTTTAACAGTAGCGTAGCCATCATTTTGAGACAGGGGGGGGCACATAATTAAAATTGTCCTGATGGCTGAAAAATGATTTTAGAAAAAGGATGGTCCCAAACCCAGGGTCCtaaaatcaaattaattttaaCAGTTTTTGCTTTCCAAAATAATATGAGTATAAAAGGCTTTTACACTGAATTAAATAAAGTCTCAAACATTCATTTTACTTTTGcaagtatttttttaaacaatgattCGGGGCAATGTCACCAGCATTTAATGTAAGTGTTCCACCCCACCCCCTGTTTGGCTACACCGCAATTATTAAGGACggcttcaaaactcgaccgccgttgaccgccggtttctattgttctaaacaatgtaacgcggttcaaccgccggtcaaCCAACGGGCGAGTTTTGAAGCCGCCCATATTTTGAATTGCTTTGCTTGTATGTAAATGCACGTAATTTACTCTTCTCATCTTGTCAATGTGATTTTTTCCTTTAAACCATTTTTGCGGAGATTTGTAAAAGAATTTCTAGCCCCTAATTTCATCAAATATTGTTACACAATTTGGATGTGTACGTCTCTGATGATGCCATTCTGatattataattaaaacaattgtaTCACAGCTGTATTTTGATTGCTGCAGTCTTTTTTGTACTTCAAAGAAGTCGGATTAGAGTCTGAAATCAAAAATTTACCTTGtgcaatgctatggtaaatcagaAATCTTCAAAGACCTTGGATTAGAGAGTCTGGATTCAAAATTGAAccctgtgtaatgctatggtaaatcagcTATATAGTATTGTCACAATGGGGGACCAATATTGTGTACTTCAAAGAGGTTG includes the following:
- the LOC140167479 gene encoding uncharacterized protein — encoded protein: MIAVVIGAYCKRKKTPEQRLSVYYSVPPPDNQVEDQQDTGCEIPLDNTGYQSLGADRDMPNYQELNKNTEQVISPYATYLQDTTDDSNNTEEQQYPKTGISSYSTYVPDAVEDNPEQEEYHKTGISSYSTYVPDTVEESDNPEEEEYDDTEIIPHDNMEYETVDDKDKPYYLEVY